From the genome of Cedecea lapagei, one region includes:
- a CDS encoding nitrate regulatory protein, giving the protein MPLSALSFVLASKKSEIICLQQLLEMGRLVGVVSQLIHVLQRERGTANIFLCSHGELWADKLSESALQVQLAEHAVDDLLQALDLSGQSMSNAPRLFSRIAAVLHSLSTLPLLRRQVQAQEVDQPEAMRQYSDVIRTHLALVFEAADISGDPTISRALLAMFSFMQGKELVGQERALGAAGFAARHFDEVLQQQLLDLIEGQERCFLTFSEFADARCLALWQRLLDADSSEFERLRRIACTRTIPADNGGETALRWFEVTTARINDMKRVEDLLEDVLMACCRQRISDAQASLAVQQQDIGQIPSPEPHYSALIPPQLSRAVLELVEKQSRQLQAQDAELAELRATLAERKLVERAKGLLMQHHGMTEPQAHKILRDMAMNQNRKLSDVAEAMFAMSAILSKKGD; this is encoded by the coding sequence ATGCCACTCTCAGCACTCAGTTTCGTCCTTGCCTCCAAAAAAAGTGAAATCATCTGCCTGCAACAGCTGCTTGAAATGGGCAGACTGGTCGGCGTGGTCAGCCAACTGATCCACGTCCTGCAACGTGAGCGCGGCACGGCCAACATCTTTTTATGTTCCCACGGCGAGCTGTGGGCAGATAAGCTCAGCGAGAGTGCGTTACAGGTGCAGCTGGCGGAGCATGCGGTCGACGATCTGCTGCAGGCGCTGGATCTGAGCGGGCAAAGCATGTCCAACGCGCCGCGTCTGTTTAGCCGCATTGCCGCTGTGTTGCACAGTCTCAGCACGCTGCCGCTGCTTCGCCGGCAGGTTCAGGCGCAGGAGGTCGACCAGCCGGAGGCTATGCGTCAGTACAGCGACGTGATCCGGACGCACCTGGCGCTGGTATTTGAAGCGGCGGATATCTCCGGCGATCCGACCATCTCCCGGGCGCTGCTTGCTATGTTCAGCTTTATGCAGGGTAAAGAGCTGGTCGGGCAGGAACGCGCGCTTGGCGCGGCGGGCTTTGCCGCTCGGCATTTTGATGAGGTGCTGCAACAGCAACTCCTGGATCTGATTGAAGGCCAGGAGCGCTGTTTTCTGACCTTCAGCGAGTTTGCCGATGCCCGCTGCCTGGCACTGTGGCAGCGGCTGCTGGACGCGGACAGCAGCGAGTTTGAACGCCTGCGGCGCATTGCCTGTACCCGCACGATCCCTGCAGATAACGGCGGTGAAACCGCGCTGCGCTGGTTTGAAGTCACCACCGCGCGGATCAACGACATGAAAAGGGTGGAAGATCTGCTGGAGGATGTGCTGATGGCCTGCTGTCGGCAGCGGATTAGTGACGCGCAGGCCTCGCTGGCGGTGCAGCAGCAGGATATCGGGCAGATACCGTCACCCGAGCCGCACTATTCGGCGCTGATCCCGCCGCAGCTCAGCCGTGCGGTGCTGGAGCTGGTGGAAAAGCAGTCTCGCCAGCTACAGGCGCAGGACGCCGAGCTCGCAGAATTACGCGCCACCCTGGCCGAGCGAAAGCTGGTGGAGCGCGCCAAAGGGCTGCTGATGCAGCATCACGGTATGACCGAACCGCAGGCGCATAAAATTCTGCGTGATATGGCGATGAACCAGAACCGAAAGCTGTCGGATGTCGCGGAAGCGATGTTCGCCATGTCGGCCATATTGAGTAAAAAAGGCGACTAA
- a CDS encoding CDP-diacylglycerol diphosphatase yields the protein MTLSAIFLLVGCARSDALWGVVDKVCMTHYQQTNNPAPCQQIYMPEGKAHGFSVIQNPRYPYHFILVPTAKLSGIESPQLALEGRTDYFGYAWLMRHLLAWQYGAPVPDDRLGLAINSAYGRSQNQLHIHLTCLREDVRRQMLAERPYIQEEWRPLPDKLLRHTWYARRVMQPAVMGIYPINSVASYFHLSPEQLAEWGVAVIPTTYGEQKGFILLTTKRGWDRNNRASVESLLDKECTILPPAKL from the coding sequence ATGACCCTTTCAGCAATATTCCTGCTGGTGGGCTGCGCCCGTTCCGACGCGCTGTGGGGCGTAGTCGATAAGGTCTGCATGACCCACTATCAGCAAACGAACAACCCGGCACCCTGCCAGCAGATCTATATGCCGGAGGGAAAAGCTCACGGCTTCAGCGTTATCCAGAATCCGCGTTACCCCTACCACTTTATTCTTGTCCCCACGGCAAAACTGAGCGGTATTGAAAGTCCGCAGCTGGCGCTGGAAGGGCGCACGGACTACTTCGGTTATGCCTGGCTGATGCGCCATCTTTTAGCCTGGCAGTATGGAGCCCCAGTGCCTGACGACAGGCTCGGCCTGGCTATTAACTCGGCGTATGGACGTAGCCAGAATCAGCTGCATATTCACCTGACCTGTCTGCGGGAAGACGTAAGGCGCCAGATGCTCGCCGAGCGCCCGTACATTCAGGAAGAGTGGCGGCCGCTGCCCGATAAATTACTGCGCCATACCTGGTACGCGCGGCGGGTGATGCAGCCAGCGGTGATGGGTATCTATCCGATTAACAGCGTCGCTAGCTATTTCCATTTATCGCCCGAGCAGTTAGCGGAGTGGGGCGTTGCCGTTATTCCGACCACCTACGGCGAGCAAAAAGGATTTATTTTGCTTACCACAAAACGCGGCTGGGACAGAAATAATCGTGCGTCGGTGGAATCGCTTCTGGATAAAGAGTGTACGATTTTGCCGCCTGCAAAACTTTGA
- a CDS encoding ABC transporter ATP-binding protein produces MKNDKAIIRVQNISQSFATAKGPFLALDNVSFDIAMGETISLIGHSGCGKSTLLNLIAGLSRPTEGVLLCDNQEITGPGPERGVVFQNHSLLPWLTSFDNVALAVNQVFSGTMSKGERRDWVNHNLELVHMAHAADKRPGEISGGMKQRVGIARALAMKPKVLLMDEPFGALDALTRAHLQDAVMEIQARLNTTIVLITHDVDEAVLLSDRVMMMTNGPAAKVGEILQVDLARPRSRLALANDPLFHQYRQQVLQFLHEKHRAVA; encoded by the coding sequence ATGAAAAACGACAAAGCTATTATTCGCGTGCAGAACATCAGCCAGAGTTTCGCGACGGCTAAAGGTCCGTTTCTGGCTCTCGACAACGTCAGCTTCGATATCGCCATGGGCGAAACGATCAGCCTGATCGGCCACTCCGGCTGCGGCAAATCCACATTGCTGAACCTGATAGCCGGGCTAAGCCGCCCGACTGAAGGGGTACTGCTGTGCGATAACCAGGAAATTACCGGCCCAGGCCCGGAGCGCGGGGTGGTGTTTCAGAACCATTCGTTGCTGCCGTGGCTGACCAGCTTTGACAACGTGGCGCTGGCGGTCAATCAGGTGTTCAGCGGCACGATGAGCAAAGGTGAAAGGCGCGACTGGGTTAACCACAATCTTGAACTGGTGCATATGGCGCACGCCGCCGACAAACGCCCGGGGGAGATCTCCGGCGGCATGAAGCAGCGGGTGGGCATCGCCCGCGCGCTGGCGATGAAGCCGAAAGTGCTGTTGATGGATGAGCCGTTCGGTGCGCTCGATGCGTTAACCCGCGCGCACTTGCAGGATGCGGTAATGGAGATCCAGGCGCGACTGAATACCACCATCGTGCTTATTACTCACGATGTTGATGAGGCGGTTCTGCTTTCCGATCGGGTGATGATGATGACCAACGGACCGGCGGCAAAAGTCGGTGAAATCCTGCAGGTGGATCTGGCGCGACCACGGTCGCGACTGGCGCTGGCTAACGATCCGCTGTTCCACCAGTACCGTCAGCAGGTCCTGCAGTTCCTGCATGAAAAACACCGGGCGGTGGCCTGA
- the leuD gene encoding 3-isopropylmalate dehydratase small subunit, translated as MEPFNRITGVAAPLMAANIDTDVIMPKQFLKGIERNNLDRGVFFDKRFRADGSLNPEFILNQPAWQGAAFLIVGPNFGCGSSREHAVWGLRQLGIRALIGTTFAGIFNDNCQRNGVLTLTLPAADIDHLAQAAGNPETNSITVDLAGQQISVGGSQIAFTVDELKKHMLLEGHDAISYTMQYQQEIREFEQRHFAAYPWLMTQD; from the coding sequence ATGGAACCCTTTAACCGTATAACCGGCGTGGCTGCGCCGCTGATGGCAGCCAACATTGATACCGATGTAATCATGCCGAAGCAGTTTCTTAAAGGCATCGAACGTAACAATCTGGACAGAGGCGTTTTCTTCGATAAGCGTTTCCGGGCAGACGGCTCGCTGAACCCGGAGTTTATTCTTAATCAGCCTGCGTGGCAGGGGGCAGCTTTTCTTATTGTGGGCCCTAACTTCGGCTGCGGCTCCAGCCGTGAACATGCGGTATGGGGGTTACGGCAGCTCGGCATCAGGGCGCTTATCGGCACCACCTTTGCCGGTATCTTTAACGACAACTGCCAGCGTAACGGCGTGCTGACCCTGACATTACCGGCAGCGGACATTGACCATTTGGCTCAGGCAGCAGGCAATCCCGAAACTAACAGCATTACCGTCGATCTCGCCGGGCAGCAGATAAGCGTTGGAGGCAGCCAGATTGCCTTTACGGTCGATGAGCTGAAAAAACACATGCTGCTGGAGGGCCACGACGCCATTAGCTATACGATGCAATACCAGCAGGAGATTCGGGAGTTTGAACAGCGCCATTTTGCCGCGTATCCGTGGCTAATGACCCAGGATTAA
- the ntrB gene encoding nitrate ABC transporter permease — MAAVNSSFAASLRGVLQKVLPALLGLIVLVVIWQIAAIGSKGFPTPLKTWEAAKVIFADPFYVAGPNDMGIGWNVLASLKRVALGFGLAALIGIPAGFLIGRFSFIASMLNPIISLLRPVSPLAWLPIGLLLFQRAEPASAWTIFICSIWPMILNTAEGVTRIPQDYLNVARVLNLSEFTVMRKILFPAVLPYILTGARLSIGIAWLVIIAAEMLTGGVGIGFWIWNEWNNLNVENIIVAILLIGVVGMALEQGLMAIARHFSYDNR; from the coding sequence ATGGCGGCGGTTAACTCATCGTTCGCTGCCTCGCTCCGTGGCGTGCTGCAAAAAGTCCTCCCGGCGCTGCTGGGGCTGATCGTGCTGGTTGTCATCTGGCAGATTGCCGCGATCGGGAGCAAAGGATTTCCCACCCCGTTGAAAACCTGGGAAGCGGCGAAAGTGATTTTCGCCGATCCGTTTTACGTCGCCGGTCCCAACGACATGGGCATCGGCTGGAACGTGCTGGCCTCACTGAAAAGGGTAGCGCTGGGCTTCGGGCTGGCCGCGCTGATCGGTATTCCTGCCGGTTTCCTGATTGGCCGCTTCAGTTTTATCGCCAGCATGCTTAACCCGATTATTTCCCTGCTGCGCCCGGTCAGCCCGCTGGCGTGGTTACCGATTGGCCTGCTGCTGTTCCAGCGTGCTGAACCAGCTTCGGCGTGGACCATCTTTATCTGCTCGATCTGGCCGATGATCCTCAACACCGCCGAAGGGGTGACGCGTATTCCACAGGACTACCTCAACGTGGCGCGAGTCCTGAATCTCAGCGAATTCACCGTGATGCGTAAAATCCTGTTCCCCGCCGTGCTGCCGTACATCCTTACCGGGGCACGCCTGTCGATTGGTATTGCCTGGCTGGTGATCATTGCCGCCGAAATGCTGACCGGCGGCGTCGGCATCGGTTTCTGGATCTGGAATGAATGGAACAACCTCAATGTGGAAAACATCATCGTTGCCATCCTGCTGATCGGCGTGGTGGGCATGGCGCTGGAGCAGGGGCTGATGGCCATTGCTCGCCACTTCAGCTACGACAACCGTTAG
- a CDS encoding CmpA/NrtA family ABC transporter substrate-binding protein: MTQDDKKTTVQFSRRRFLAGSAALTGGLLLPGLMNSVWAAGSDAPEKKEVRVGFIPLTDCSSVVMAAVKKFDEKYGIKIIVSKESSWASMRDKLVSGELDAAHVLYGLVYGLQLGVSGPQHDMAMLMTLNNNGQAITLSNQLKQAGVTDAASLKKVVDAGAKGTYTFAQTFPTGTHAMWLYYWLANAGIHPFNDVRNIVVPPPQMVVNMKIGNMSGFCVGEPWNQRAIQDDIGFTAITTQEIWPDHPEKILGTTASWVSANPNAARALTAAVLDASRWIDTSDANRIETAQVVATRAYINTPVETIQGRMLGDYQNGLGKKWKDAHAMRFFNDGAVNYPYLSDGMWFLTQHKRWGLLDHDPDYLAVAKKINRVDIYKQAASAVGGINLPSGEMRSSKLIDGKVWDGSNPADYANSFAMKR, from the coding sequence ATGACGCAAGACGATAAAAAAACGACCGTGCAGTTTTCCCGTCGCCGCTTTCTCGCCGGCAGCGCGGCGCTGACTGGCGGTCTGCTGCTGCCGGGCCTGATGAACAGCGTCTGGGCGGCTGGTTCCGATGCGCCCGAGAAGAAAGAGGTCCGCGTTGGCTTTATTCCGCTGACCGACTGCTCCTCGGTGGTGATGGCGGCGGTGAAGAAGTTTGACGAGAAGTACGGCATCAAAATCATCGTCAGCAAGGAGTCGAGCTGGGCGTCAATGCGCGACAAACTGGTCTCCGGCGAGCTGGATGCGGCTCATGTGCTGTATGGGCTGGTCTACGGCCTGCAGCTGGGCGTCTCCGGCCCGCAGCATGATATGGCGATGCTGATGACGCTGAACAATAACGGTCAGGCGATCACCCTGTCGAATCAGCTGAAGCAGGCGGGTGTCACCGATGCTGCCTCGCTGAAAAAGGTGGTCGATGCTGGCGCGAAAGGCACCTACACCTTTGCGCAAACCTTTCCCACCGGCACACACGCCATGTGGCTCTACTACTGGCTGGCGAATGCCGGAATTCACCCCTTTAACGACGTCCGCAACATCGTGGTGCCGCCGCCGCAGATGGTGGTGAACATGAAAATCGGCAATATGAGCGGATTTTGCGTTGGCGAACCCTGGAATCAGCGCGCCATTCAGGATGATATCGGCTTTACCGCCATCACCACGCAGGAGATCTGGCCGGATCACCCGGAAAAAATTCTCGGCACCACCGCATCCTGGGTGAGCGCCAATCCCAATGCCGCACGCGCGCTTACCGCTGCGGTACTGGACGCTTCGCGCTGGATTGACACCTCGGATGCGAACCGTATCGAAACCGCGCAGGTGGTAGCGACCCGGGCGTACATCAATACCCCGGTGGAAACCATCCAGGGGCGGATGCTTGGCGATTATCAGAACGGGCTGGGCAAAAAGTGGAAGGACGCCCACGCCATGCGCTTCTTCAACGATGGCGCGGTCAACTATCCGTATCTCTCCGACGGTATGTGGTTCCTGACCCAGCACAAACGCTGGGGGCTGCTGGACCATGACCCGGATTATCTGGCGGTGGCGAAAAAAATTAACCGGGTCGACATCTATAAACAGGCAGCCAGCGCGGTCGGCGGCATCAACCTGCCGTCCGGGGAGATGCGCAGTAGCAAGCTCATTGACGGGAAAGTCTGGGATGGCAGCAACCCTGCCGACTACGCCAACAGTTTTGCCATGAAACGCTAA
- a CDS encoding LysR substrate-binding domain-containing protein, translating to MSSSENPRAPWPLVEDLNVFVTVVRQEGFANAAAELGLSPSYVSKRIALLEKNLGMRLFHRSARAIHLTADGHKALTGALSVLESMGDFVSGLAAWRDTLEGNIQMSCSFGFGSTYMPDALSALAERYPALNIKLTLTDKVVDLMEEGVDIEIRVGDDIKDLYITRQLSTNHRVLCASPDYLEKHGTPLHIAELRHHKCLVIQERSSQFGVWPLTNGVETLQTHVSSQLSSNNGSVVLSWALKGHGIILRSQWEVQRYIACGELVQLLPEWYQAANIWAVYSNRTSGSAKLKVCIDFLVDYFQRFPPVEALRTTQ from the coding sequence ATGAGCTCCAGTGAAAATCCGCGCGCCCCGTGGCCGCTTGTTGAAGACCTGAACGTCTTTGTCACCGTGGTGCGCCAGGAGGGCTTTGCCAATGCGGCGGCGGAGCTGGGCCTGTCGCCGTCTTATGTCAGTAAACGTATTGCGCTGCTGGAAAAAAACCTGGGCATGCGTCTGTTCCATCGTAGTGCCCGCGCCATTCATTTAACGGCAGACGGCCACAAAGCCCTCACCGGGGCGCTTTCGGTGCTGGAGAGTATGGGCGATTTTGTCTCGGGTCTTGCTGCCTGGCGGGATACGCTCGAAGGCAACATTCAGATGAGCTGCTCGTTTGGTTTTGGCTCGACCTATATGCCTGACGCGCTTTCAGCGCTTGCAGAACGCTACCCGGCGCTTAATATCAAGCTTACGCTGACGGACAAAGTCGTTGATTTGATGGAAGAGGGCGTCGACATTGAAATTCGCGTTGGCGACGATATTAAAGATCTCTATATCACTCGCCAGCTCTCCACTAACCATCGCGTACTCTGTGCCTCTCCGGACTACCTGGAAAAGCACGGCACCCCGCTGCATATAGCCGAACTCAGGCACCATAAATGTCTTGTTATTCAGGAGCGCAGCTCACAGTTCGGCGTGTGGCCGTTAACCAACGGCGTGGAAACGCTACAGACTCACGTCAGCAGCCAGCTCTCGTCCAATAACGGCAGCGTAGTCTTAAGCTGGGCGCTGAAAGGGCACGGAATTATTCTGCGCTCGCAGTGGGAGGTGCAGCGCTATATTGCCTGTGGCGAGCTGGTGCAGCTTTTACCGGAGTGGTACCAGGCAGCCAATATCTGGGCAGTCTATTCCAACCGCACCAGCGGCTCGGCAAAACTCAAGGTCTGTATTGATTTTCTGGTGGACTATTTTCAACGATTTCCGCCTGTGGAAGCGTTACGCACAACTCAATAA
- a CDS encoding alpha/beta fold hydrolase: MMKDNADFIRHRGDSPFISGFRLMDVILENGISIRAAVAGQGEPLVLLHGHPQNHVTWRKIAPSLAQHFTVIMPDIRGYGDSDKPASDDNHRSYSKREMAKDIILLMARLGFHDGFALVGHDRGARVGHRLALDYPQQVKRSIFIDIAPTATMYALTDKTFATRYFWWFFLIQPSPMPEKMIAADPAFFLRKHIDGQLKTPGATEPEVFAEYLRCYQNADTLRAICEDYRASATLDLQDDEADKHLRISTPLLVLWGEKGTVGQLYDVIATWQEKALDVRGKAMPCGHSPQEECPDALLGAIMPFLT; the protein is encoded by the coding sequence ATGATGAAAGATAACGCTGACTTTATTCGCCACAGGGGTGACTCTCCTTTCATCTCTGGCTTCCGGCTAATGGATGTAATACTGGAAAACGGTATTTCGATTCGCGCCGCCGTTGCGGGACAGGGCGAACCGCTGGTGCTACTGCATGGGCACCCGCAGAACCACGTAACCTGGCGTAAAATTGCCCCATCGCTGGCACAGCATTTTACCGTCATCATGCCGGACATTCGCGGCTACGGCGACAGTGACAAGCCCGCCAGCGACGATAATCATCGCAGCTACTCCAAACGTGAAATGGCGAAAGATATCATTCTGCTGATGGCAAGACTCGGATTCCACGACGGCTTTGCTTTGGTGGGGCACGATCGCGGGGCCAGGGTCGGGCATCGTCTGGCTCTGGATTATCCTCAGCAGGTTAAACGCAGCATCTTTATTGATATCGCCCCGACGGCCACCATGTATGCCCTGACCGACAAGACGTTTGCTACCCGCTATTTCTGGTGGTTTTTCTTGATCCAGCCTTCGCCGATGCCGGAAAAAATGATCGCAGCGGACCCGGCGTTCTTTCTGCGCAAACACATCGATGGCCAGCTTAAAACCCCCGGCGCTACGGAACCGGAGGTGTTTGCCGAATACCTGCGTTGCTACCAGAACGCTGATACGCTGCGTGCTATCTGCGAAGATTACCGCGCTTCGGCTACTCTGGATTTGCAGGATGACGAAGCCGATAAACACCTGCGCATCAGCACTCCTCTGCTGGTGCTCTGGGGCGAGAAAGGCACGGTTGGCCAGCTTTATGATGTTATCGCAACGTGGCAGGAAAAGGCGCTGGATGTTCGTGGTAAAGCAATGCCGTGCGGACACAGCCCACAGGAAGAGTGTCCCGATGCGCTGCTCGGCGCTATTATGCCGTTCTTGACCTGA
- the metQ gene encoding methionine ABC transporter substrate-binding lipoprotein MetQ: MLITGCGPKQDANHIKVGISAGIDQPLWDTVKKVAKEKYNLDVEVVTFTDYVLPNSALSSGDIDANSFQHGPYLDKQIKERGYKLAAVGNTFVYPIAGYSRKIKSVTELKEGAQVAVPNDPTNLGRSLLLLQVQGLIKLKDNVGLLPTSLDIVENPKHLKIVEVEAAQLTRAIDDDKIDLAIINTNYSSQIGLTPAKNGLFVEDKNSPYVNIIVAREDNKDSENVRNLVKAYQTDEVAAAADQVYQGDAVKGW, translated from the coding sequence ATGCTGATTACCGGCTGCGGCCCGAAGCAGGACGCTAATCATATTAAAGTGGGTATCAGCGCCGGGATTGACCAGCCGCTGTGGGACACGGTTAAAAAGGTGGCGAAAGAGAAATACAACCTCGACGTAGAGGTTGTGACCTTCACCGATTATGTGCTGCCTAACTCGGCGCTTAGCAGCGGCGATATTGACGCAAACTCCTTTCAGCACGGTCCTTATCTGGATAAACAAATAAAAGAACGTGGTTATAAGCTGGCCGCCGTGGGCAATACTTTTGTTTATCCGATTGCTGGCTATTCCCGCAAAATTAAATCCGTCACTGAGCTCAAGGAGGGCGCTCAGGTAGCGGTGCCGAATGACCCAACCAACCTTGGTCGTTCGCTGTTGCTACTGCAGGTGCAGGGACTTATCAAACTCAAAGATAACGTCGGTCTGCTGCCGACGTCCCTGGATATTGTGGAAAACCCTAAGCATCTTAAAATTGTTGAGGTGGAGGCCGCGCAGCTGACCCGCGCGATTGATGATGACAAAATCGATCTTGCCATCATTAATACCAACTACTCCAGCCAGATTGGGCTAACGCCGGCCAAAAATGGCCTGTTTGTAGAAGATAAAAACTCGCCCTACGTGAACATCATTGTTGCCCGGGAAGACAATAAGGACAGCGAAAACGTGAGGAATCTGGTGAAGGCTTACCAGACCGATGAAGTCGCTGCAGCTGCTGACCAGGTTTATCAAGGTGACGCCGTAAAAGGCTGGTAA
- the leuC gene encoding 3-isopropylmalate dehydratase large subunit, with protein sequence MKPKTLYDKIIDAHVIRPLDDQGNVLLYIDRSILNEYTSPQAFSGLRDANRKVWQPKSILLNVDHVNPTRPERTPEMTDPGGELQVRYFESNSRDFGLELFGVMDSRQGIEHVVAHEQGIVLPGMVIAAGDSHTTTYGAFGAFGFGIGTSEIEHMLATQTLAYKKLKTLRVTVNGELPFAATAKDIVMLLIAEIGADGATGFAIEFCGSAIDALSVEGRMTICNMAVEAGARGAFMAPDEKVYAYIKTAPRLPKGDMWEQALKYWRTLSSDSGAVFDKEVVLDCAKLTPRVTWGTSPDQGGSITDLVPDPAAEPSAAKRRDIENALTYMGLEPGTPLSQIPITHAFIGSCTNGRIEDLRAVAQVLRDRKIAPGVRGIIVPGSTQVRARAEREGLAKIFIDAGFEWRQSGCSMCLAMNEDVLQPGDRCASSTNRNFAGRQGAGARTHLMSPAMVAAAAVAGHLTDVRPFLKQGEA encoded by the coding sequence ATGAAGCCGAAAACGCTGTACGATAAAATCATCGATGCCCACGTCATCCGCCCTCTGGACGATCAGGGCAATGTCCTGCTGTATATCGACCGTTCCATCCTCAACGAATACACCAGCCCGCAGGCATTTAGCGGTCTACGTGATGCAAACCGCAAGGTCTGGCAACCCAAAAGTATTCTGCTTAACGTCGACCACGTTAACCCGACACGCCCTGAGCGCACGCCTGAAATGACCGACCCGGGGGGTGAGCTTCAGGTTCGTTACTTCGAATCTAACAGCCGTGATTTTGGGCTTGAACTGTTTGGCGTGATGGACTCCCGGCAGGGTATTGAACACGTTGTCGCGCACGAGCAGGGGATCGTATTACCGGGTATGGTGATTGCCGCGGGCGACAGCCATACCACGACCTACGGCGCTTTTGGCGCATTTGGCTTCGGTATCGGTACCTCAGAAATTGAGCATATGCTGGCGACGCAAACTTTGGCCTACAAGAAGCTGAAAACGCTGCGCGTGACGGTCAATGGTGAGCTGCCGTTTGCCGCGACGGCAAAAGACATTGTCATGCTGCTTATCGCTGAAATAGGAGCAGATGGTGCGACCGGTTTTGCCATTGAGTTTTGCGGCAGCGCCATTGATGCGCTCAGCGTGGAAGGGCGAATGACCATTTGTAATATGGCGGTTGAGGCCGGTGCCCGTGGAGCCTTTATGGCACCGGATGAAAAAGTATATGCCTACATCAAAACCGCACCACGGTTGCCTAAAGGTGACATGTGGGAACAGGCGCTGAAATACTGGCGCACGCTCAGCAGCGACAGCGGCGCGGTATTTGATAAAGAAGTTGTGCTCGACTGCGCGAAGTTAACGCCTCGCGTAACATGGGGCACCAGCCCGGATCAGGGCGGCAGTATTACGGACCTGGTGCCCGATCCCGCCGCGGAGCCCAGCGCAGCAAAACGCCGTGACATAGAAAATGCGCTGACCTATATGGGCCTCGAACCAGGAACCCCGCTGAGCCAAATCCCGATTACTCATGCCTTTATCGGTTCCTGTACCAACGGGCGTATTGAAGATCTCAGAGCCGTGGCGCAGGTGCTGCGTGACAGGAAAATTGCGCCGGGCGTAAGGGGGATAATCGTACCCGGCTCAACGCAGGTTCGCGCCCGCGCCGAGCGGGAGGGGTTAGCCAAAATCTTCATCGACGCAGGTTTCGAGTGGCGGCAGTCGGGCTGTTCAATGTGCCTGGCCATGAACGAAGACGTGCTTCAGCCGGGTGACCGCTGCGCCTCCAGCACAAACCGTAATTTTGCTGGCCGCCAGGGGGCCGGGGCGAGAACGCACTTAATGAGCCCGGCGATGGTTGCGGCAGCGGCAGTGGCGGGTCATCTGACGGATGTGCGTCCTTTTTTAAAGCAGGGGGAAGCGTAA